In one window of Macaca thibetana thibetana isolate TM-01 chromosome 5, ASM2454274v1, whole genome shotgun sequence DNA:
- the PDHA2 gene encoding LOW QUALITY PROTEIN: pyruvate dehydrogenase E1 component subunit alpha, testis-specific form, mitochondrial (The sequence of the model RefSeq protein was modified relative to this genomic sequence to represent the inferred CDS: deleted 1 base in 1 codon) has translation MKKMLAVFISRVLRRVAQKSARRVLVASRNSSNDATFEIEKCDLHLLEEGPPVTTVLTRAEGLKYYRMMLTVRRMELKADQLYKQKFIRGFCHLCDGQEACCVGLEAGINPSDHLITSYRAHGMCYTRGLSVRSILTELTGRRGGCAKGKGGSMHMYTKNFYGGNGIVGAQGPLGAGIALACKYKGNNEICLTLYGDGAANQGQIAEAFNMAALWKLPCVFICENNLYAMGTSAERAAASTDYYKRGNFIPGLKVDGMDVLCVREATKFAADYCRSGKGPILMELQTYRYHGHSMSDPGVSYRTRDEIQEVRSKRDPIMILQDRMVNSKLATVEELKEIGTEVKKEIDDAAQFAISDPEPRLEELGHHIYSSDSSFEVRGANPWIKFKSVS, from the exons ATGAAGAAAATGCTGGCCGTCTTCATCTCCCGCGTGTTGAGGCGAGTT GCCCAGAAGTCAGCTCGCAGAGTGCTGGTGGCATCCCGTAACTCCTCAAATGACGCTACATTTGAAATTGAGAAATGTGATCTTCACCTGTTGGAGGAGGGTCCCCCCGTCACTACAGTGCTCACTAGGGCGGAGGGGCTTAAATACTACAGGATGATGCTGACTGTTCGCCGCATGGAATTGAAGGCAGATCAGCTGTACAAACAGAAATTCATTCGTGGTTTCTGTCACCTGTGCGATGGTCAGGAAGCTTGCTGCGTGGGCCTTGAGGCTGGAATAAACCCCTCGGATCACCTCATCACATCCTATAGGGCTCATGGTATGTGCTATACTCGGGGACTTTCTGTCCGATCCATTCTCACAGAGCTGACGGGAAGAAGAGGAGGTTGTGCTAAAGGAAAAGGAGGATCGATGCATATGTATACCAAGAATTTCTACGGGGGCAATGGCATCGTCGGCGCGCAGGGCCCCCTGGGCGCTGGCATTGCTCTGGCCTGTAAATATAAGGGAAACAACGAGATCTGTTTGACTTTATATGGGGATGGCGCTGCGAATCAGGGGCAGATAGCCGAAGCTTTCAATATGGCAGCTTTATGGAAATTACCTTGTGTTTTCATCTGTGAGAATAACCTATATGCAATGGGAACATCTGCTGAGAGAGCAGCAGCCAGCACTGATTACTACAAGAGGGGCAATTTTATCCCTGGGCTAAAAGTCGATGGAATGGATGTTCTATGTGTTCGTGAGGCAACAAAATTTGCAGCTGACTACTGTAGGTCTGGAAAGGGGCCCATACTGATGGAGCTGCAGACCTACCGTTATCATGGACACAGTATGAGTGATCCTGGAGTCAGTTATCGTACACGAGATGAAATTCAGGAAGTAAGAAGTAAGAGGGATCCTATAATGATTCTCCAAGATAGAATGGTAAACAGCAAGCTTGCCACTGTGgaagaattaaaggaaattgGGACTGAGGTGAAGAAAGAAATTGATGATGCTGCCCAATTTGCTATCAGTGATCCTGAGCCACGTCTGGAAGAATTAGGCCATCACATCTACAGCAGTGATTCATCTTTTGAAGTTCGTGGTGCAAATCCATGGATCAAGTTTAAGTCCGTCAGTTAA